In Lujinxingia sediminis, a single genomic region encodes these proteins:
- a CDS encoding universal stress protein — translation MTVLCATDFSTNSQAAIRLAADLARRTGRSLLLTHAVDLAADDQAWRVLVEAPDEIEKSAGEQAATRLETFFEESVDPALRPKLVRFEVGMGSPVEVILDLAEKEASAMVVVGTRGASRLREIFLGSVANSLVRQSEVPVLLAPPETANGAFKTIVVGLDLSPVSGAVLRRAATLAREQDAGVHVVHALIVPEVTGLAMSLNEPASRLPELRAERQAQIKELIVNEGAEDVVDEVQVIVDAPDRALVDYAANVKADLIAMGTRGRRGWSRFFLGNSAERTMRRARCPVFVLPIGEED, via the coding sequence ATGACTGTGCTCTGCGCCACCGACTTTTCAACCAACTCCCAGGCCGCCATCCGTCTGGCCGCTGACCTGGCGCGCCGCACCGGCCGCAGCCTCCTGTTGACCCACGCTGTGGATCTGGCCGCCGACGATCAGGCCTGGCGTGTGCTGGTCGAAGCCCCCGACGAGATCGAAAAGTCTGCCGGCGAGCAGGCGGCCACACGCCTGGAGACCTTCTTTGAGGAGAGCGTCGATCCGGCGCTTCGCCCCAAGTTGGTGCGGTTCGAAGTGGGTATGGGGTCGCCCGTGGAGGTCATCCTGGATCTGGCTGAGAAAGAGGCCTCCGCGATGGTGGTCGTCGGGACGCGTGGAGCCAGCCGCCTGCGTGAGATCTTTTTAGGGAGCGTCGCCAACAGTCTCGTGCGTCAGAGCGAGGTCCCGGTGCTTCTGGCACCGCCGGAGACGGCCAACGGTGCGTTCAAAACGATTGTGGTCGGACTGGATCTATCGCCGGTGAGCGGCGCGGTGCTGCGCCGTGCCGCGACGCTCGCCCGCGAACAAGACGCCGGTGTGCATGTGGTTCATGCCCTGATCGTACCGGAGGTCACCGGTCTTGCGATGTCGCTCAATGAGCCGGCCTCGCGTCTTCCCGAACTTCGGGCGGAGCGTCAGGCGCAGATCAAAGAGCTGATTGTCAATGAGGGCGCCGAAGATGTCGTCGATGAGGTTCAGGTCATCGTCGACGCACCGGATCGGGCGCTGGTTGATTACGCCGCCAACGTGAAGGCTGATCTTATCGCGATGGGCACGCGAGGTCGCCGTGGCTGGTCGCGTTTCTTTCTGGGGAACAGCGCGGAGCGCACGATGCGACGTGCGCGCTGTCCGGTCTTTGTGCTGCCGATTGGCGAAGAGGATTGA